The following coding sequences lie in one Syngnathoides biaculeatus isolate LvHL_M chromosome 16, ASM1980259v1, whole genome shotgun sequence genomic window:
- the nudt1 gene encoding oxidized purine nucleoside triphosphate hydrolase: MLRSKLLTLVLVLQPNKVLLGMKKRGFGAGRWNGFGGKVQLGETVEEGARRELLEESGLTVDTLEKVGNIQFEFVGDSQLLDVHIFRSDSYNGEPMETEEMRPQWFDIDKIPFDQMWPDDVMWFPLLLQKRKFVGYFHFQGHDVILSHTLKEVEEL; this comes from the exons ATGCTGCGTTCCAAGCTGCTAACCCTGGTTCTGGTGCTCCAGCCCAACAAGGTGCTACTGGGCATGAAGAAGCGAGGATTTGGAGCTGGGAGGTGGAACGGTTTTGGGGGCAAGGTCCAACTTGGAGAAACTGTTGAGGAAGGAGCAAGAAg ggaaCTCCTTGAAGAAAGTgggctcacagtggacacgctgGAAAAGGTCGGGAACATCCAGTTTGAGTTTGTCGGTGACTCGCAGCTGCTCGACGTCCATATTTTCCGGTCAGACTCGTACAATGGAGAGCCGATGGAAACAGAAG AAATGAGACCGCAGTGGTTTGACATTGACAAAATCCCCTTTGACCAAATGTGGCCTGACGACGTGATGTGGTTCCCGCTGCTCCTGCAGAAGAGGAAATTTGTGGGCTACTTTCACTTCCAGGGCCACGACGTCATCCTGAGCCACACGCTGAAAGAGGTGGAGGAGTTGTAA